The bacterium genome includes the window TCGTACCAGGTCACGACCGAGGAGGCCTTCCGCAGTGCGGGACGCGTCATGAAGGAGACACTGGCCCATGCGGTCAAAGTCGAAGGAGGCAGGCGTGTGGCGAAAGTCGTGGAGAAAATTTCCGGCGAAGGCATTCCCACCATGGGACATATCGGCCTGATGCCGCAGTCCATTCTCAAGTTTGGTGGTTATCGTCCCCGCGGCACCTCGGAAGAGGAAGCCGACGAGCTGGTGGATGACGCAATCGCCCTGCAGGAAGCAGGCGCATTCGCCATCGTCCTCGAAAAAATTCCGGCGACACTCGGCGCCCGTATCACCGAGAACCTTTCCATTCCCACCATCGGCATTGGCGCCGGACCGCATTGCAGCGGACAGATACTGGTCAGCCACGACATGCTGGGGTTATTTGAGGATTTCCGTCCACGCTTTGTACGCCGCTATGCCGCACTGGCTGATGAAATGGACAAAGCATTCCGGCAGTATATACAGGATGTGAAACGCGGTACTTTTCCCAATGAATCGGAGAGCTACTAAATGGACAGCGAGCAGGTAGCTGCCATCAAGCAGCAACTGAAAGATGAGGGGTACAATATATACGTGTACAGCTATCCCGGAGGGATGTGCTTTCCGCCCCACACGCATGACTGTGACACCATTCACGTCGTCCTCAGTGGTGCCATGAAGGTAACCATGGACGAAACGGATCACATTCTCAAGCCCGGAGAGCGCTTCGTCGTTCCCGCCTCGAAAATGCACACCGCAGAAGTACTGGGCGAAATGCCCGTTGTCATACTCGACGCAACGCCTCCGAAAGGATAAACGTGACACAAGTCCCGGCCAAACTCTCCCCACGAGACATCAAGCTGACGCAGGAGCGTGAGCTTCGCATCACCTGGTCTGACGGCCACATCACACGTTTCCCCCTTCAGGTATTCCGTGATGAATGTCCCTGCGCAAGCTGCAGCGGGGAATCCGATATTTTCGGGGAAGTGAAAATGCCCGTACAGCTCCCCATCGCGCGTCCGGGCAAATACGATCTCAAATCCCTCACTCCCATCGGTAATTACGCCGTCGCCGCCGTCTGGGGAGACGGACATGACAGCGGCATCTATTCCTGGGAATACCTCCTGCAGATGGAAGACAAGCAGTCCGCCACCGCCAACAACACGGACAATCCGACCGACAACTGATCCCCCCATGGCTCGCATCGCCCTGACCACAACGCATCCCGAACAGCACGGGAATTACGAGCGCTGGCTCCGCCGCCTCGCGCCGGAATCTGAAATCCTGTTCATCACGCGTACCGACGAAGTGATCGATACGCTGCCGACCTGTGACGGACTCCTGCTCCCCGGCGGAGGTGATCCCGATCCCCTGCTGTATGGCCGGCAGGCTCTGCGTCCCCTCTGCGACATCGACGATGCGCGGGATGCCATCGAGATCGCCGCCATCCGCACCGCGGTACATGCAAGGATGCCGATACTGGGAATCTGCCGCGGACTGCAGATCATGAATGTCGCGCTGGGCGGCACGCTCATCGCCGACCTCTCCAGCAGCGGCTTCGAAGGACATCACCGCATCACCGACGAAGACCGATTGCACGACGTGCAGCTCGAATCCGACTCCATGCTCGCTCGCATCACCGGTGAGATTCAGGGCGAGGTCAACAGCGCGCATCATCAGGGTGTGGATATCGTCGCCCCCCG containing:
- a CDS encoding DUF971 domain-containing protein; the encoded protein is MTQVPAKLSPRDIKLTQERELRITWSDGHITRFPLQVFRDECPCASCSGESDIFGEVKMPVQLPIARPGKYDLKSLTPIGNYAVAAVWGDGHDSGIYSWEYLLQMEDKQSATANNTDNPTDN
- a CDS encoding cupin domain-containing protein, with protein sequence MDSEQVAAIKQQLKDEGYNIYVYSYPGGMCFPPHTHDCDTIHVVLSGAMKVTMDETDHILKPGERFVVPASKMHTAEVLGEMPVVILDATPPKG
- the panB gene encoding 3-methyl-2-oxobutanoate hydroxymethyltransferase, whose product is MSTETPQSSKRVTTRTIQEMKEAGTPIACLTAYDFLTARLLDDAGIDLILVGDSVSNVFQGNPTTLPVTLDEMIYHTKAVSRIVQRAMVVTDLPFMSYQVTTEEAFRSAGRVMKETLAHAVKVEGGRRVAKVVEKISGEGIPTMGHIGLMPQSILKFGGYRPRGTSEEEADELVDDAIALQEAGAFAIVLEKIPATLGARITENLSIPTIGIGAGPHCSGQILVSHDMLGLFEDFRPRFVRRYAALADEMDKAFRQYIQDVKRGTFPNESESY
- a CDS encoding gamma-glutamyl-gamma-aminobutyrate hydrolase family protein; this encodes MARIALTTTHPEQHGNYERWLRRLAPESEILFITRTDEVIDTLPTCDGLLLPGGGDPDPLLYGRQALRPLCDIDDARDAIEIAAIRTAVHARMPILGICRGLQIMNVALGGTLIADLSSSGFEGHHRITDEDRLHDVQLESDSMLARITGEIQGEVNSAHHQGVDIVAPRLRVTARSADNLPEALEWNDPHDKPFLLCLHWHPERLAPAHVLGDSIGRAFLQAIAEQ